The proteins below are encoded in one region of Paenibacillus sp.:
- a CDS encoding glycoside hydrolase family 88 protein, whose protein sequence is MKLQIQPTELKQTIANVVDYTFGMDLTWDWPGGVAFYGVGRAFEVTGEQAYLERMAAWCDEYIEVGLPVWTVNACAMGHMLVTLYEHTGEQKYLDLIMSKVEYLEHRALRFGDRVLQHTVSAKNDFPEQAWADTLFMAAYFLLRVGIKLNEKRLIDDALHQFFWHINYLQDENTGLWYHGYNNIKKDHMSGIYWARANAWAAYTMSRAAKVLPEAYLYPPMMHIWSSLRDQLAAIKKLQKEDGLWGTVLDFPEAYGEVSATAGIGAAMVTQGNPLHSKYVQKALDGVLANITEHGRVLNVSGGTAVMNDIQGYLGIDRKWAQGWGQGLTLAFLTSVLETTKE, encoded by the coding sequence TTGAAATTACAGATTCAACCGACAGAACTGAAGCAAACCATCGCGAACGTGGTCGATTATACTTTCGGCATGGACCTCACTTGGGACTGGCCGGGAGGCGTCGCTTTCTACGGGGTCGGCCGGGCATTCGAGGTGACGGGAGAACAAGCCTATTTGGAACGCATGGCGGCATGGTGCGACGAATACATCGAAGTCGGACTTCCGGTGTGGACGGTAAACGCTTGCGCGATGGGGCATATGCTGGTCACCCTGTACGAGCACACCGGGGAGCAGAAATATTTGGACCTCATCATGAGCAAGGTGGAGTATTTGGAACACCGGGCCCTGCGTTTCGGCGATCGGGTGCTTCAGCATACGGTGTCGGCGAAGAACGATTTTCCGGAACAGGCCTGGGCGGATACGTTGTTCATGGCCGCCTACTTCCTGCTGCGCGTCGGCATTAAGCTGAACGAAAAGCGTCTGATCGACGATGCGCTGCATCAATTTTTCTGGCATATAAATTACTTGCAGGACGAAAACACCGGGCTGTGGTACCACGGCTACAACAATATTAAGAAGGACCATATGTCCGGCATCTATTGGGCGCGCGCCAACGCGTGGGCGGCCTATACGATGTCCCGCGCGGCGAAGGTGCTGCCGGAAGCGTACTTATATCCTCCGATGATGCATATTTGGAGTTCCTTGCGCGATCAGCTGGCGGCGATCAAGAAGCTTCAAAAAGAAGATGGCCTGTGGGGCACCGTTCTCGATTTCCCGGAAGCGTACGGCGAGGTTTCGGCGACGGCCGGCATCGGCGCGGCGATGGTCACGCAGGGCAATCCGCTCCACTCGAAGTACGTGCAGAAAGCGTTGGACGGCGTGCTGGCGAATATTACCGAGCACGGCCGCGTGCTGAACGTGTCCGGCGGGACGGCCGTCATGAACGATATCCAAGGGTACCTCGGCATCGACCGGAAATGGGCCCAAGGCTGGGGGCAGGGGCTGACGCTCGCCTTCCTGACGTCGGTATTGGAGACGACGAAGGAGTAA
- a CDS encoding FadR/GntR family transcriptional regulator, whose product MKVLVSTKVLSELTEKIENGEWKPGEKLPSLSALAAEFSISVSTLREVMRILEEKGFVLIEHGRGIFVRAQSYWRSDDMFELSGLPFGNMASLLEFRNLLEPEMARLAAERGSIGQIRSIKEAASRMISNIEKGEDYFEADIAFHEYIAEACANEIMAKVMKDISDLLLESRRNTIRIPGSAERASHFHMLIALAIEQRNPQMAKEMMSAHLNDVKQDFLKLRELESLKNMTDREEYE is encoded by the coding sequence ATGAAAGTATTGGTAAGCACGAAAGTATTGAGCGAATTGACGGAAAAAATCGAAAACGGAGAGTGGAAGCCGGGGGAGAAACTGCCTTCGCTCTCCGCGCTTGCCGCCGAATTCTCGATCAGCGTGTCCACGCTGCGAGAAGTTATGCGCATTTTGGAAGAGAAAGGATTCGTTCTCATCGAACACGGCAGGGGGATTTTCGTCAGAGCCCAGAGCTACTGGCGTTCCGACGATATGTTCGAATTGAGCGGATTGCCCTTCGGCAATATGGCTTCCCTGTTGGAATTTCGGAATTTGTTAGAGCCCGAGATGGCTCGGCTTGCCGCCGAACGGGGCTCCATCGGCCAGATTCGCTCAATTAAAGAAGCAGCTAGCCGAATGATCTCGAATATTGAGAAGGGCGAGGATTACTTCGAAGCCGATATCGCCTTTCACGAATATATTGCCGAGGCGTGCGCGAACGAAATCATGGCGAAGGTGATGAAAGATATATCCGATCTGTTGTTGGAAAGCCGCAGGAATACGATTCGAATCCCGGGAAGCGCCGAGCGCGCGTCGCATTTCCACATGCTGATCGCGTTGGCGATCGAGCAGCGCAACCCGCAGATGGCGAAGGAAATGATGAGCGCGCATCTCAACGACGTCAAACAAGATTTCTTAAAGCTTAGAGAGCTTGAATCGCTGAAGAACATGACCGATAGGGAGGAATACGAATGA
- a CDS encoding family 43 glycosylhydrolase yields the protein MGVRMTEAAQLPVTGETNQHDPTLFKDGDTYYISATGGGLYRSNSLNGPWIYIGAVPKANWTNEVSRGGLWAPHVQKIGDTFYYYYSQSNFGTNNSAIGVKTTKTPGDPSSWQDLGRPIIASGSMSRLTGETQTTMNAIDAAVHQDQDGRWWIVWGSHFDGIYVQQLEDDLVTLVPGTRKLVASRGSERFPVPQPNFNRIEGPSIFEKDGYFYLVVAWDWCCRGNGNDNTYKIVVGRSKTIDGPYLDKGGVDMAQGGGSIILNSRVALEGVTPAGLYRAPGGMDFFIENGTYYMVYHAYRPQSVLGIREVDWHDHWPVFYEDNGGPYDLRDGAYYKLVNQDGSIADPNSLQNPVASNRCLTAAAEGNKGEANVIQAECSDAQEQIWQLEREYDGFYRLKSVLDDRAYCLTMADASGADNTDVSLKPCRGGDNPLQQWYFDDTGHGFHRLVVKKANLALEIENDNGAVGTNVVGNYRRDGDHQAGNLTQAAKWPPQQWKLVMVDPGE from the coding sequence ATGGGAGTAAGAATGACGGAGGCCGCTCAGCTTCCCGTTACCGGGGAGACGAACCAGCATGACCCTACCTTGTTCAAGGACGGAGACACGTATTACATATCCGCGACGGGCGGCGGTCTGTACCGTTCCAATAGCTTGAACGGCCCGTGGATCTACATCGGCGCCGTCCCGAAAGCAAACTGGACGAACGAAGTCAGCCGCGGGGGCCTTTGGGCTCCGCACGTGCAGAAGATCGGCGATACGTTCTACTACTACTATTCCCAGTCGAACTTCGGAACGAATAATTCGGCCATCGGGGTCAAGACGACGAAGACGCCGGGGGATCCTTCCAGTTGGCAGGACTTGGGCCGGCCGATCATCGCCTCAGGCAGCATGAGCCGCCTGACGGGGGAAACCCAAACAACGATGAACGCCATCGATGCGGCTGTGCATCAAGACCAAGACGGCAGATGGTGGATCGTATGGGGCTCTCACTTTGACGGCATTTACGTCCAGCAGCTGGAGGACGACCTCGTCACCCTCGTGCCGGGCACCCGTAAACTGGTGGCGTCGCGCGGCAGCGAGCGGTTCCCGGTGCCGCAGCCGAACTTCAACCGAATCGAAGGTCCGTCGATCTTCGAGAAGGATGGTTATTTCTACCTTGTCGTGGCATGGGATTGGTGCTGCCGCGGGAACGGCAACGACAATACATATAAGATTGTCGTCGGCCGTTCGAAAACCATCGACGGTCCTTACCTCGACAAGGGCGGGGTAGACATGGCTCAAGGCGGCGGCAGCATTATTTTGAACAGCCGGGTGGCTTTGGAAGGCGTTACGCCGGCAGGGTTGTACCGCGCCCCTGGCGGGATGGATTTCTTTATCGAGAACGGAACGTATTACATGGTGTACCATGCTTACCGCCCGCAGTCGGTGCTCGGAATTCGCGAAGTGGATTGGCACGACCATTGGCCGGTTTTCTACGAGGACAACGGCGGACCGTACGATCTGCGAGACGGGGCGTATTATAAGCTGGTAAACCAAGACGGGAGCATTGCGGACCCGAACAGTCTGCAAAACCCGGTGGCCAGCAATCGTTGTTTAACGGCGGCCGCGGAAGGGAACAAAGGCGAAGCGAACGTAATCCAAGCGGAATGCAGCGATGCGCAGGAGCAGATTTGGCAGCTGGAGCGGGAATACGACGGGTTCTACAGACTTAAGAGCGTTCTGGACGACCGCGCGTATTGCTTGACGATGGCCGACGCTTCAGGGGCGGACAACACCGACGTATCGCTTAAGCCGTGCCGGGGCGGCGACAATCCGCTGCAGCAGTGGTATTTCGACGATACGGGACACGGCTTCCACCGGCTGGTCGTCAAGAAAGCCAACCTTGCCTTGGAAATCGAGAATGACAACGGCGCGGTCGGAACGAACGTCGTCGGCAACTACCGCAGAGACGGCGACCATCAAGCGGGGAATTTGACCCAAGCGGCCAAATGGCCTCCGCAGCAATGGAAGCTGGTGATGGTAGATCCGGGCGAATGA
- a CDS encoding AraC family transcriptional regulator — protein sequence MAESNASSWPYYRIGDNALSIQRAPSIGHMPHFHLHHYYEIFYIVKGERIFFINDRVYTVRPGDVVVIFPNTLHRTGAGSKAQECERILINFAPAFLGSGDWLPREDGAPFAGGHGLIHFPKQERSFVDHIIWEMLNECREQRAGYEDYIKSCLTQLLIRINRQAAQEEGNEAPPSSHPLQEKISEIAAFMNRNYAEDITLQMVSEKFYISPYYLCRMFKKLTGFQFREYLMSVRIKEAQKLLRDSPSKIIEIAHQVGFKHVAHFSTTFKKITRITPLAYRKRYHRTSDNDEAT from the coding sequence ATGGCCGAATCTAACGCTTCGTCGTGGCCGTATTATCGGATCGGCGATAACGCTTTGAGCATCCAACGCGCTCCTTCGATCGGACATATGCCGCACTTTCATCTGCATCATTACTACGAGATTTTTTATATCGTGAAGGGCGAACGAATTTTCTTTATTAACGACCGCGTGTATACGGTGCGGCCGGGCGACGTCGTCGTCATTTTCCCTAACACCCTTCACCGCACGGGAGCTGGTTCGAAGGCGCAGGAATGCGAGCGGATTTTAATCAATTTCGCGCCCGCCTTCCTCGGCTCCGGCGATTGGCTCCCTCGCGAAGACGGGGCGCCGTTCGCGGGCGGTCACGGTTTGATTCATTTTCCCAAGCAGGAGCGTTCGTTCGTCGATCACATTATTTGGGAAATGCTCAACGAGTGCAGGGAACAACGCGCAGGGTACGAAGATTATATTAAATCGTGTTTAACCCAGCTGCTGATTCGAATCAACCGGCAGGCCGCGCAAGAGGAAGGGAACGAAGCGCCCCCCTCCTCCCATCCGCTGCAAGAGAAAATATCGGAAATCGCCGCTTTCATGAATCGAAATTACGCCGAAGACATTACGTTACAGATGGTTTCCGAGAAATTTTACATTAGCCCCTACTACCTTTGCCGCATGTTCAAAAAACTCACCGGCTTTCAATTTCGGGAATACCTCATGTCCGTAAGAATCAAAGAAGCTCAAAAACTGCTGCGGGACAGCCCAAGCAAAATTATCGAAATCGCGCATCAAGTCGGGTTCAAACATGTTGCGCACTTCAGTACGACGTTCAAAAAAATAACCCGGATTACGCCGCTCGCCTACCGAAAAAGGTATCATCGAACCAGTGACAACGATGAAGCGACGTAG
- a CDS encoding ABC transporter substrate-binding protein has product MGKYTKIFAVMILTATLLLSACSGAATSPATDEKAVTDTGGAEGASDAQPKAEAPKPAEPTKLSLWTFQEVHAKYYNSMAESWNAANPDKPIQLEVTTLPDADMHSKLLISLQSGVGAPDLSDIEVSKFPNFLRGNIPLAELNDIIDPVKENIVQARVDMYSKEGKYYGVDFHVGASVMYYNKEILDQAGVNPDDIATWADFVEAGKTVLAKTSKPMIAVETIGEWQFWQMISQQGSDFLDAEGNVILDNEINVKTVDFLKQLIKDKIAVIAPGGKYHTEDYYGFMNGGGSAAVAMPMWFMGRFTDYMPDLSGKMIIRPLPSWEPGGNRSAGMGGTGTAVIKSSPNAALAKEFLAYAKLSKEGNIQIWKQLGFDPIRTDVWELPELKEENKFTKYFGTNLFDTLMEVKDEINTVNIKDKTPQINAAVKTIALFQAIQEDKDTYTTLKTVSDVIRK; this is encoded by the coding sequence ATGGGGAAGTACACCAAGATTTTTGCAGTGATGATCTTGACGGCAACGCTGTTGCTCAGCGCGTGCAGCGGGGCAGCGACTAGCCCCGCAACCGACGAGAAAGCGGTTACCGACACCGGAGGAGCGGAAGGCGCCAGCGATGCTCAACCGAAGGCGGAGGCTCCGAAACCGGCGGAACCGACGAAGCTGTCGCTTTGGACGTTCCAAGAAGTTCACGCGAAATATTACAACAGCATGGCCGAATCGTGGAATGCGGCGAACCCGGATAAACCGATTCAACTTGAGGTGACGACGCTGCCCGACGCTGATATGCACAGCAAGCTGTTAATCTCCCTGCAGTCGGGCGTCGGCGCTCCGGATCTTTCCGACATCGAGGTCAGCAAATTTCCAAACTTCCTAAGGGGTAATATTCCGCTGGCGGAACTGAACGATATTATCGATCCGGTGAAAGAAAACATCGTTCAAGCTCGGGTGGATATGTACTCCAAAGAAGGAAAGTACTACGGCGTAGACTTCCACGTCGGCGCGTCCGTGATGTACTACAACAAGGAAATTTTGGACCAGGCCGGCGTAAATCCGGACGATATCGCAACATGGGCGGATTTCGTGGAAGCGGGCAAAACCGTGCTCGCCAAGACTAGCAAGCCGATGATCGCGGTGGAGACGATCGGCGAGTGGCAATTCTGGCAGATGATTTCCCAGCAAGGTTCCGACTTCCTGGACGCGGAGGGCAACGTCATTCTTGACAACGAAATCAACGTGAAAACGGTCGATTTCCTGAAACAGCTGATCAAGGATAAGATCGCCGTAATCGCGCCAGGCGGGAAATATCACACGGAAGATTACTACGGATTTATGAACGGCGGCGGATCCGCTGCGGTCGCCATGCCGATGTGGTTCATGGGCAGATTTACCGATTACATGCCGGATTTGTCGGGCAAGATGATCATTCGTCCGCTGCCGAGTTGGGAGCCCGGCGGCAACCGTTCCGCCGGCATGGGCGGAACCGGAACGGCCGTGATCAAGTCTTCCCCGAACGCCGCGTTGGCTAAGGAATTTTTAGCATACGCCAAGCTTTCCAAAGAAGGAAACATTCAAATTTGGAAGCAGCTCGGCTTCGACCCGATCCGCACCGATGTTTGGGAACTTCCGGAGTTGAAGGAAGAAAATAAGTTCACCAAATATTTCGGAACGAACCTCTTCGACACGCTGATGGAAGTCAAGGACGAAATCAACACGGTCAACATCAAGGATAAGACGCCGCAAATCAATGCAGCCGTGAAGACGATCGCCTTGTTCCAAGCGATTCAAGAAGATAAAGACACGTACACGACGTTGAAGACCGTATCTGACGTTATTAGAAAATAA
- a CDS encoding dihydroxy-acid dehydratase gives MIRIPNHVNSYSHNVQGKANEPITVAGLLDRARKEIGDGFAGDPDWTLDRIYDRLEHNSPRIAIIGGSADHPAHILDHQTVSRAALAIWQEGGVPFYFSTPVLCDGTAQNNIGMSYSLQSRNAIAEMVVNQMEAHSYHGAFVIQGCDKQPLGVLSGLAHLDRLRRFRGEHPVFATFAPSHVLKGGTVPAELKRELLTLADRAEEQGYADVAADIHDALSYILQCSSNTSFQGVLQRAVEYGLLTGEKQKLYEKQLAVNTCDAKGGICAFHGTGNSSREITAGFGLVHPAVELLTDPPTLEQVSASVKGLFSVLLRPECSVSELLRTNIRNAIRIHSASGGSSNLVMHIVGAMLYAGYVFSLEDMEAILKEHPIPDLYDYSLTEGRDIFVLAQQCCSGLIRGMETLMYELHRNGVPLDLDAFTVTGQSWRERLSDEKGLGADGVRENRIILSTPKRSFSGIDVLRGNFFDTAVVKISGMESKQLDRFDDKVSFVLYFENEEQANRELLNINLLDNLKAKRTLPIARLRQMAAYNTSDPSWLDASEEYDRLFDRMVDEGALRLTVVISGQGPEAYGMPEMMTPMQHINADRKLRRLVTLISDGRYSGVTQGAAIGHMTPEALHGGGILYLADADILHLQFRSKHIVLLDPERFEQGGISPYSGDLRKDRDALGRSRMDNIRMRQRGVAASNRLRDCSDASRGVVPMGVALEAELDWRQAPNESAVTTL, from the coding sequence ATGATAAGAATACCGAATCATGTGAATTCTTATAGCCACAACGTTCAGGGGAAGGCCAACGAACCGATTACGGTGGCGGGGTTATTGGATCGGGCTCGCAAGGAGATAGGGGACGGCTTTGCGGGAGATCCGGACTGGACGCTGGATCGCATTTACGACCGACTGGAGCATAACTCGCCAAGGATCGCGATCATCGGTGGTTCCGCCGATCACCCGGCTCACATTCTCGACCATCAGACGGTGAGCAGAGCGGCGCTCGCCATTTGGCAGGAAGGCGGGGTGCCCTTCTATTTCAGCACTCCGGTGCTGTGCGACGGGACGGCCCAGAACAATATCGGGATGTCGTATTCGCTTCAAAGCCGCAACGCGATTGCCGAGATGGTCGTCAATCAAATGGAAGCCCACTCCTATCATGGAGCGTTCGTTATTCAAGGCTGCGATAAACAGCCGCTCGGCGTGCTTAGCGGGCTCGCCCACTTGGACCGGCTCCGCAGGTTTCGGGGCGAGCACCCGGTATTCGCGACCTTCGCGCCGTCGCATGTGCTCAAAGGCGGCACCGTTCCTGCGGAGCTGAAGCGGGAGCTGCTGACGTTGGCCGATCGCGCGGAGGAACAAGGGTACGCGGATGTGGCGGCGGACATTCATGATGCGCTCAGCTATATTTTGCAGTGCTCGTCGAATACTTCGTTCCAAGGCGTACTGCAACGAGCTGTGGAATATGGGCTCCTTACCGGGGAAAAGCAAAAACTGTACGAGAAACAGCTTGCCGTGAATACATGCGATGCCAAGGGCGGCATCTGCGCGTTCCACGGAACGGGCAACAGTTCGCGCGAAATCACTGCGGGGTTCGGGCTCGTTCATCCGGCCGTCGAATTATTGACCGATCCCCCGACGCTAGAACAGGTTAGCGCCTCGGTGAAGGGGCTGTTTTCCGTCCTCCTTCGGCCGGAGTGCAGCGTGAGCGAGCTGCTGCGGACGAACATTCGCAACGCGATCCGCATCCACAGCGCCAGCGGCGGGTCCTCGAACCTCGTCATGCACATTGTCGGGGCTATGTTGTACGCGGGATATGTCTTCTCGCTGGAGGATATGGAAGCGATTCTGAAGGAACACCCGATCCCCGACCTATACGACTACAGTCTTACGGAAGGAAGGGACATTTTCGTGCTCGCGCAGCAGTGCTGCTCCGGGTTGATTCGAGGCATGGAAACCTTGATGTACGAATTGCACCGAAACGGAGTTCCCTTGGATTTGGACGCTTTCACCGTTACGGGTCAATCGTGGCGGGAGCGGCTCTCCGACGAAAAGGGGTTGGGAGCGGACGGCGTGCGCGAAAACCGAATCATTCTCAGTACGCCCAAGCGCAGCTTCAGCGGAATCGACGTGCTTCGGGGGAACTTTTTCGACACGGCCGTCGTGAAAATCAGCGGCATGGAAAGCAAACAGCTCGACCGCTTCGATGATAAGGTCTCGTTCGTGCTGTATTTCGAAAACGAGGAACAGGCCAACCGGGAGCTGTTGAATATTAATCTCCTCGACAATCTCAAAGCGAAACGAACGCTGCCGATCGCTCGCTTGCGCCAAATGGCCGCTTATAATACATCCGATCCTTCGTGGCTTGATGCAAGCGAAGAGTACGACAGATTGTTCGATCGGATGGTGGATGAGGGGGCCTTGCGGTTGACCGTCGTGATCTCCGGCCAAGGACCGGAAGCGTACGGCATGCCGGAGATGATGACGCCGATGCAGCATATTAACGCCGATCGGAAACTTAGGAGACTTGTGACGTTAATTAGCGACGGGCGCTATTCCGGCGTCACCCAAGGGGCGGCGATCGGCCACATGACCCCGGAAGCGCTGCACGGGGGCGGAATTCTGTATTTGGCGGACGCCGATATTTTGCACCTGCAATTCCGCAGCAAACACATTGTGCTGCTGGACCCGGAACGGTTCGAACAGGGGGGGATTTCCCCTTATTCCGGCGATTTGCGGAAGGATCGGGACGCCCTGGGCCGTTCGCGCATGGACAATATCCGAATGCGCCAACGCGGCGTCGCGGCATCGAACCGGCTGCGCGACTGCAGCGACGCCTCCCGAGGCGTCGTGCCGATGGGCGTGGCGTTGGAAGCGGAACTGGACTGGAGGCAAGCGCCGAACGAAAGCGCCGTAACAACGTTGTAA
- a CDS encoding U32 family peptidase, which translates to MKESRDFLRSLGYPGQDLYDLPSSPKRFPDGAQYRIELPSVEGPRALEATFEEIDRYGITVHRVSQGSGIMLLSDDEILEMGSMCEERGVELSLFVGPRGTWDISPLPMTPAGKAAGIRHEGADQLVYAMEDLKRAARLGIRGALVGDEGLLLLTKEMKRRGALPPDFVVKCSVQMMASNPVSVKIMQDLGADTYNLPTALTLPKLAAIRQAVDLPLDIYVEVPDTFGGFIRHYEIPEIIRILSPVYIKFGLRNHPDVYPSGKHLEAVNISLCRERVHRAALGLTMVERYYPDAVTSALGAADLGIPNTSKERV; encoded by the coding sequence ATGAAAGAGTCAAGAGACTTCCTGCGTTCTCTCGGGTACCCCGGACAAGATTTGTACGATCTTCCGTCGTCGCCCAAAAGGTTCCCTGACGGCGCGCAGTACCGGATCGAGCTTCCGAGCGTCGAGGGGCCTCGGGCGTTGGAAGCGACGTTCGAAGAGATCGATAGATACGGGATCACGGTGCATCGCGTTTCGCAGGGAAGCGGCATTATGCTGCTATCCGACGACGAGATTCTGGAAATGGGATCGATGTGCGAAGAAAGAGGCGTGGAGCTAAGCTTATTCGTCGGCCCGCGGGGGACGTGGGATATCAGCCCGCTCCCGATGACGCCTGCGGGCAAGGCGGCCGGCATCCGGCATGAAGGCGCGGATCAGCTCGTATATGCGATGGAAGATTTGAAAAGGGCGGCTCGTCTTGGAATCCGAGGCGCGCTGGTCGGGGACGAGGGGCTGTTGCTCTTGACCAAGGAAATGAAGCGCCGCGGAGCGCTGCCGCCCGATTTCGTCGTCAAATGCTCGGTGCAAATGATGGCGTCCAACCCGGTGTCGGTGAAAATCATGCAAGATTTGGGAGCGGACACCTATAATCTTCCGACGGCTCTTACGCTCCCGAAGCTGGCGGCGATTCGTCAAGCGGTGGATCTGCCGCTGGATATTTATGTCGAGGTTCCCGACACGTTCGGAGGCTTCATTCGCCATTACGAAATTCCCGAAATCATTCGAATTCTTTCCCCTGTTTACATTAAATTCGGTCTCCGCAATCATCCCGACGTATACCCTTCCGGCAAACATCTAGAAGCCGTGAACATCTCCTTATGCCGCGAAAGAGTTCATCGAGCCGCGCTCGGACTTACGATGGTAGAGCGGTATTATCCGGACGCCGTTACGTCGGCTCTGGGGGCGGCGGACTTAGGGATCCCAAATACTTCGAAGGAGCGGGTATAA
- a CDS encoding aldehyde dehydrogenase family protein, whose translation MLHAQLYINGEWLDGASGARQLRSNPARLSETIGDYPLATAEETEAAIHAAKEALMHWRSLPGVSRGEALFRAAQRLEDEAEDIATLLSREMGKPIGEAIGEVKRGVTLLRYYAGEGMRALGETYPASDGQSMLYTNRVPLGVVGVITPWNFPVAIPVWKIAPALIYGNTVVWKPADPASITAYRLMQIFEKAGFPRGVINMVTGKGTVVGQTIITHPYVQGITFTGSNEVGKQVARAAVERGAKYQLEMGGKNPTIVAADADLEKASTLTLSAAMRSAGQKCTATSRVIVERSVLESFTALLLEKAKSVKLSDPLEPDCYLGPVVNQSQQQSILEAIERGIRQGARLLTGGKAPEGELMNGCFIEPTIFDQVDPQSELAQHEIFGPVLSIIPADSLEHALQIANDVEFGLSASIFTKDIDRMFVFLKHVEAGLIKINGETAGVEPHAPFGGMKKSSSHSREQGRAAIEFFTAVQTISISGSRL comes from the coding sequence ATGCTGCATGCACAACTGTACATCAACGGGGAATGGCTGGACGGCGCATCGGGGGCAAGGCAGCTCCGCAGCAATCCCGCCAGGTTAAGCGAAACGATCGGCGATTACCCGCTTGCGACGGCGGAAGAGACGGAAGCCGCTATCCATGCGGCGAAAGAAGCGCTTATGCATTGGCGATCGCTGCCCGGCGTTTCGAGGGGCGAGGCGCTGTTTCGCGCTGCGCAGCGGCTGGAGGACGAAGCCGAGGATATCGCAACCCTGCTGTCCCGCGAAATGGGGAAACCGATCGGGGAGGCGATCGGCGAAGTCAAGCGCGGCGTAACGCTGCTGCGGTATTACGCGGGAGAGGGCATGCGGGCGCTCGGGGAGACGTACCCGGCTTCCGACGGCCAGTCCATGCTGTACACGAACCGGGTGCCGCTGGGCGTCGTCGGCGTCATTACGCCTTGGAATTTCCCGGTTGCGATACCGGTTTGGAAGATCGCGCCCGCATTAATTTACGGAAATACCGTCGTATGGAAGCCCGCCGATCCCGCTTCGATCACCGCGTACCGGCTCATGCAAATTTTTGAGAAGGCCGGGTTCCCGAGGGGCGTTATTAACATGGTAACGGGCAAAGGGACCGTAGTAGGGCAAACGATCATTACGCACCCGTACGTGCAAGGGATCACCTTCACCGGCTCGAACGAAGTCGGCAAGCAAGTCGCCCGCGCGGCGGTGGAGCGCGGAGCGAAATACCAGCTGGAGATGGGCGGGAAAAATCCGACGATCGTCGCGGCGGACGCCGATCTGGAGAAGGCCAGCACGTTGACGTTAAGCGCTGCCATGCGTTCTGCCGGGCAGAAATGTACGGCGACGAGCCGCGTCATCGTCGAGAGAAGCGTGCTTGAGTCCTTTACTGCGCTTCTATTGGAGAAGGCGAAGAGCGTCAAACTGTCCGACCCGCTGGAGCCGGATTGTTACTTAGGGCCAGTCGTGAATCAGAGTCAACAGCAGTCCATTTTAGAGGCGATCGAACGGGGCATCCGGCAGGGGGCGCGCTTGTTGACCGGCGGCAAAGCTCCCGAAGGGGAGCTTATGAACGGATGTTTTATCGAACCGACGATTTTCGATCAGGTCGATCCGCAATCCGAGCTCGCGCAGCATGAAATTTTCGGACCGGTGTTGTCGATTATTCCCGCCGACAGCTTGGAACACGCGCTGCAAATCGCCAACGACGTCGAGTTCGGACTCAGCGCGTCCATTTTCACGAAGGATATCGACCGCATGTTTGTATTCCTAAAGCATGTCGAAGCCGGCCTGATCAAAATTAACGGCGAAACGGCGGGAGTCGAGCCTCATGCGCCTTTCGGCGGCATGAAGAAGTCGAGCTCCCATTCACGGGAACAAGGCAGGGCTGCCATTGAATTTTTTACCGCGGTGCAAACGATATCGATATCCGGTTCAAGACTTTGA